Proteins encoded by one window of Streptomyces sp. NBC_01477:
- the efeB gene encoding iron uptake transporter deferrochelatase/peroxidase subunit — MRERSAPISRRRLLGSAGAAGAAGLIAGGAAGAGVAAAVDSEPTALATVGSAHIPFEGVRQAGIVQPAQARGHLVAFDLVPGADRRAAAALLRRWSDAVRTMTGTDRPSAPAAYDDQVAYDAGPASLTVTFGFGSSFFGRTGLGGALPEALAPLPDFAGDRLDPGRSNGDLWVQIGADDALVAFHALRVLQKAARGTAAVRWQMNGFNRTPGATARPMTGRNLMGQIDGTNNPKPSEADFEQRVFVPAKGSPAWMAGGSYAVVRRIRMLLDDWDHLSTARQEKVIGRRKSDGAPLSGGTEFTPVDLRKVNADGSLAIAGDAHIRVAAAASNGGAAMLRRAFSYHDGIGADGVPDAGLLFVAWQADPVKGFVPVQRKLDGGDGLSRFLRHESSGLFAVPGGAGPGEYVGQRLLEG; from the coding sequence ATGCGGGAAAGGTCCGCGCCGATCAGCCGGCGGCGGCTGCTCGGCAGCGCGGGCGCCGCGGGTGCGGCCGGGCTGATCGCCGGCGGCGCGGCAGGGGCGGGCGTGGCGGCGGCGGTGGACAGCGAGCCGACCGCGCTGGCCACGGTCGGCTCGGCACACATCCCCTTCGAAGGCGTCCGGCAGGCGGGCATCGTGCAGCCCGCGCAGGCCCGCGGCCACCTGGTGGCCTTCGACCTGGTGCCGGGTGCCGACCGCAGGGCCGCCGCCGCGCTGCTGCGGCGCTGGTCGGACGCGGTGCGCACGATGACGGGGACGGACCGTCCGTCGGCCCCCGCCGCGTACGACGACCAGGTGGCGTACGACGCGGGTCCCGCCTCGCTGACCGTCACCTTCGGTTTCGGCAGCAGCTTCTTCGGGCGCACCGGGCTCGGCGGCGCCCTGCCGGAGGCGCTGGCGCCGCTGCCGGACTTCGCCGGCGACCGTCTCGACCCCGGGCGCAGCAACGGCGACCTGTGGGTGCAGATCGGGGCGGACGACGCGCTGGTCGCCTTCCATGCGCTGCGGGTGCTGCAGAAGGCGGCCAGGGGCACGGCGGCGGTGCGCTGGCAGATGAACGGCTTCAACCGCACGCCGGGGGCGACCGCCCGCCCGATGACCGGCCGCAATCTGATGGGGCAGATCGACGGCACCAACAATCCGAAGCCGTCGGAGGCGGACTTCGAGCAGCGGGTCTTCGTCCCGGCGAAGGGGTCGCCCGCGTGGATGGCGGGCGGGTCCTACGCGGTGGTGCGGCGGATCCGGATGCTGCTCGACGACTGGGACCACCTGTCGACGGCGCGCCAGGAGAAGGTGATCGGGCGGCGCAAGTCCGACGGAGCGCCACTGTCGGGCGGCACCGAATTCACCCCGGTCGACCTGCGGAAGGTCAACGCCGACGGTTCGCTCGCCATCGCCGGCGACGCGCACATCCGGGTCGCCGCAGCGGCGTCCAACGGCGGCGCGGCCATGCTGCGGCGGGCCTTCTCCTATCACGACGGCATCGGCGCCGACGGTGTCCCGGACGCCGGGCTGCTCTTCGTGGCGTGGCAGGCCGACCCGGTGAAGGGCTTCGTGCCGGTGCAGCGCAAGCTCGACGGCGGTGACGGCCTGTCGCGCTTCCTGCGGCACGAGTCGAGCGGGCTGTTCGCGGTGCCGGGCGGCGCGGGACCGGGGGAATACGTCGGGCAGCGCCTGCTGGAGGGCTGA